Proteins co-encoded in one Pseudomonas fluorescens genomic window:
- a CDS encoding MotA/TolQ/ExbB proton channel family protein — protein MNDSLSSMIVPGVLWGLVLFSVVSWAILLVKSAQYLRQKTQNKQFSKAFWGAPDLLTAAEHASQYPGSLARIASSGFEALLVEESPRTTQQLAHTINRSDRLERNLRQQIQKERRSLENGQAILASIGSTAPFIGLFGTVWGIMEALQSIGASGSASLETVAGPIGHALIATGVGIAVAVPAVLIYNFFLRRLKLASADMDDFAHDFDALASRSAFSISRQAIAKSTAAVREAS, from the coding sequence ATGAACGATTCTCTGTCTTCGATGATTGTCCCCGGCGTGCTCTGGGGGCTGGTGCTGTTTTCCGTGGTCAGCTGGGCGATCCTGCTGGTCAAGTCGGCGCAATACCTGCGTCAGAAAACCCAGAACAAGCAGTTCAGCAAAGCCTTCTGGGGCGCGCCGGATCTGCTGACCGCCGCCGAACACGCCAGTCAATATCCGGGCTCGCTGGCGCGGATCGCCAGCAGCGGTTTCGAAGCCTTGCTGGTGGAAGAGTCCCCGCGCACCACCCAGCAACTGGCGCACACCATCAACCGTTCCGACCGACTGGAACGCAACCTGCGCCAGCAGATCCAGAAGGAACGTCGCTCGCTGGAAAACGGCCAGGCGATCCTCGCCAGTATCGGCAGCACCGCGCCGTTCATTGGCCTGTTCGGCACCGTGTGGGGAATCATGGAAGCCCTGCAAAGCATCGGCGCCAGCGGTTCGGCCAGCCTGGAAACCGTGGCCGGGCCCATCGGCCACGCGCTGATCGCCACCGGTGTGGGCATTGCCGTCGCGGTGCCGGCGGTGCTGATTTACAACTTCTTCCTGCGACGCCTGAAACTGGCCTCCGCCGACATGGATGACTTCGCCCACGACTTCGACGCCCTCGCCTCGCGCAGCGCGTTTTCCATCAGCCGCCAGGCCATCGCCAAATCCACGGCCGCCGTGCGGGAGGCCAGCTGA
- a CDS encoding microcin C ABC transporter permease YejB — protein MWRYLSRRLLLIIPTLLCILVVNFVIVQAAPGGPVEQAIARLQGFGGHSMGGASEVTAIGGAGRSSRGLDPALIEEIKHHYGFDRPMHERLWLMLKNYAQLDLGSSFFRGAKVTDLIVQKLPVSLSLGLWATLITYLISIPLGIRKAIKNGSAFDVWSSTAIIVGYAMPAFLFAILLIVVFAGGSYVNWFPVQGLVSDNFDSLSLWGKAGDYLWHLVLPVTALVIGGFATLTILTKNSFLNEISRQYVITARAKGLTERRVLYGHVFRNAMLLVVAGVPSALIEVFFAGSLLIETLFNLDGLGRMSYEAAVSRDYPVVFGTLFLFTLFGLLIKLIGDLCYTLLDPRIDFSARTA, from the coding sequence ATGTGGCGTTATCTGAGTCGACGTCTGTTGCTGATCATCCCGACGCTGCTGTGCATTCTGGTGGTCAACTTCGTCATCGTGCAGGCCGCGCCCGGCGGCCCGGTGGAACAGGCCATCGCCCGCCTGCAAGGCTTCGGCGGGCACAGCATGGGCGGCGCCAGCGAGGTGACCGCGATCGGCGGTGCCGGGCGCAGCAGCCGTGGTCTGGATCCGGCGCTGATCGAAGAGATCAAACACCACTACGGTTTCGACCGACCGATGCACGAACGCCTGTGGCTGATGCTCAAGAACTACGCGCAACTGGACCTGGGCAGCAGCTTCTTTCGCGGTGCGAAGGTGACGGACCTGATCGTGCAGAAGCTGCCGGTGTCGCTGTCCCTCGGCCTGTGGGCGACCTTGATCACCTACCTGATTTCGATCCCGCTGGGCATTCGCAAGGCAATCAAAAACGGCAGCGCATTCGATGTCTGGAGCAGCACGGCAATCATCGTCGGCTACGCGATGCCGGCGTTTCTGTTCGCGATCCTGTTGATCGTGGTGTTCGCCGGGGGCAGCTACGTCAACTGGTTTCCGGTACAGGGGCTGGTCTCGGACAACTTCGACAGCCTGAGCCTGTGGGGCAAGGCCGGCGACTACCTCTGGCACCTGGTGCTGCCAGTGACGGCGCTGGTGATCGGTGGTTTTGCGACGCTGACGATCCTGACCAAAAACAGCTTCCTCAACGAGATCAGCCGCCAGTACGTGATCACCGCACGCGCCAAGGGCCTGACCGAAAGACGCGTGCTCTACGGCCATGTGTTTCGCAACGCGATGCTGCTGGTGGTGGCCGGTGTGCCGTCGGCGTTGATCGAGGTGTTTTTCGCCGGCTCGCTGCTGATCGAAACCCTCTTCAACCTCGACGGCCTCGGGCGCATGAGCTACGAAGCGGCGGTGTCGCGGGACTACCCGGTGGTGTTCGGCACGCTGTTCCTGTTCACCCTGTTCGGCCTGTTGATCAAGCTGATCGGCGACCTCTGCTACACCCTGCTCGACCCGCGCATCGACTTCTCGGCGAGGACTGCCTGA
- a CDS encoding energy transducer TonB, whose protein sequence is MNDAVKHRTPPGPVPNAALASGAGRPVYKANTSQPGGLNKQQMLLLVAVSALIHGGAWWSFQQARAEPLPTPPEIPEMTVELTSPTPPAPPTPEPPPPPPPPPEPEQPVEDEDAVKPPPKPVEKPKPIEKPKPVEKPKPVKKAEPPKAPPAPAQPAAPAAPATPSAPPAPAAAPGPVKESAAISGLASLGNPPPEYPSLALRRNWEGSVVLRIQVLANGRAGSVTVTKSSGKPQLDDAAVAAVKAWKFIPAKRGDTPIDGFATQTIDFKLPQ, encoded by the coding sequence ATGAACGATGCGGTAAAGCACAGAACGCCGCCGGGGCCAGTACCGAACGCAGCGCTTGCGTCGGGAGCGGGTCGGCCCGTCTACAAGGCCAACACTTCTCAGCCCGGCGGCCTGAACAAACAGCAGATGCTGTTGCTGGTGGCGGTATCGGCGCTGATACACGGCGGCGCCTGGTGGTCTTTCCAGCAGGCGCGGGCCGAACCGCTGCCCACGCCACCGGAAATCCCGGAAATGACCGTCGAGCTGACCAGCCCGACACCTCCGGCACCGCCGACACCGGAGCCGCCGCCCCCCCCGCCGCCCCCTCCCGAACCGGAACAACCGGTGGAAGACGAGGACGCGGTCAAGCCGCCGCCCAAACCGGTGGAGAAACCCAAGCCGATCGAAAAACCGAAACCGGTCGAGAAACCCAAACCGGTGAAAAAGGCCGAGCCGCCAAAAGCACCGCCCGCCCCTGCGCAACCGGCGGCGCCTGCTGCTCCGGCCACCCCGAGCGCGCCACCGGCACCTGCGGCGGCACCGGGCCCGGTGAAAGAGTCGGCGGCGATTTCCGGTCTCGCCAGCCTCGGCAACCCGCCGCCGGAATACCCGTCGCTGGCTCTGCGGCGCAACTGGGAAGGCAGCGTGGTGCTGCGGATTCAGGTGCTGGCCAACGGTCGCGCCGGCTCGGTGACCGTGACCAAGTCCAGCGGCAAGCCGCAACTGGATGACGCGGCGGTCGCGGCGGTGAAGGCCTGGAAGTTCATTCCGGCCAAGCGCGGCGACACACCGATCGACGGCTTCGCCACCCAGACCATCGATTTCAAATTGCCGCAATGA
- a CDS encoding extracellular solute-binding protein, translating to MTFMRNMAGLLLGSALLCNAAAALAGGSYAMTVYGEAPKYPAGFQHFDFVNPDAPKGGSLSRASMEIGQYNYITPYADQGISVVQVNDWVYSPLAFRSLDEPYTVYGLVAQSMERDPVGLWVRFNLNPEARFADGTPITAEDVRYTFELLMTKGSLSYRQQYADVQDVLIEGPRQIRFTFKNNLNRTLALDLASLRPVPEHWWKTRDFANGGGFEPPLGSGPYRVSKVDAGRSIGFQRDPNWWGKDLPVSRGMYNFDSLTVNFYGDTDVARQLLQAGAFDYNREFSSSGYVVGYDSPALRDGRLQQAILAPDKPTSAQGFVFNLQNPLFKDRRVRQALSLLWDFEWTNKQMMRGFYVRQNSYWPKSEMAATALPDARELAILEPLRGQIPDEVFTQVYQAPKTDGSGYIRDKQLQALKLLAEAGWTPKNNRLVNAAGEPLEFTFLDGQGGFDRMLLPYKRTLAQIGITLSLRRIDSAQYINRLNARDYDMIVTSFPRSGDPIVSPGRELYSLYASQSATQVGSSNSMVLADPAVDRLIDGLVQANTRDAMVRYARALDRVLQWGDYMIPNYYSKGTPTVFQNRFGRPPVQPIYSEGLDTWWEVSAKPLTNQQMSALHQLAGGQ from the coding sequence ATGACATTCATGCGCAACATGGCCGGCCTGCTGCTCGGCAGCGCGCTGCTGTGCAACGCGGCAGCTGCGCTGGCCGGCGGCAGCTACGCGATGACGGTGTACGGCGAGGCGCCGAAATACCCCGCCGGTTTCCAGCACTTCGATTTCGTCAATCCCGACGCCCCGAAGGGCGGCTCGCTCAGCCGCGCATCGATGGAGATCGGTCAGTACAACTACATCACCCCCTATGCCGATCAGGGCATTTCCGTGGTCCAGGTCAACGACTGGGTGTATTCGCCGCTGGCGTTCCGCTCGCTGGACGAGCCCTACACCGTCTACGGTCTGGTGGCGCAATCCATGGAGCGTGACCCAGTCGGTCTGTGGGTGCGTTTCAACCTGAATCCCGAGGCGCGTTTCGCCGACGGCACGCCGATCACCGCCGAGGACGTGCGCTACACCTTCGAGCTGTTGATGACCAAGGGCAGCCTGAGTTATCGCCAGCAGTACGCCGACGTGCAGGATGTGCTGATCGAAGGCCCGCGGCAGATTCGCTTCACCTTCAAGAACAACCTCAACCGCACCCTCGCGCTGGATCTGGCGTCGCTGCGACCGGTGCCCGAGCACTGGTGGAAGACCCGCGACTTTGCCAACGGCGGCGGCTTCGAACCCCCGCTGGGCAGCGGCCCGTACCGGGTGAGCAAGGTCGATGCGGGGCGCAGCATCGGTTTCCAGCGCGATCCGAATTGGTGGGGCAAGGACCTGCCGGTCAGTCGCGGGATGTACAACTTTGACAGCCTGACCGTGAATTTCTACGGCGACACCGACGTCGCCCGGCAACTGCTGCAGGCCGGGGCGTTCGACTACAACCGCGAGTTTTCCTCATCCGGCTACGTGGTCGGCTACGACAGCCCGGCGCTGCGCGACGGTCGCCTGCAACAAGCGATTCTCGCCCCGGACAAACCGACCAGCGCCCAGGGGTTTGTGTTCAACCTGCAGAACCCGCTGTTCAAGGATCGCCGCGTGCGGCAGGCGCTGAGCCTGCTGTGGGATTTCGAGTGGACCAACAAGCAGATGATGCGCGGCTTCTACGTGCGCCAGAACAGCTACTGGCCGAAGAGTGAAATGGCCGCCACCGCCCTGCCCGACGCCAGGGAGCTGGCGATCCTCGAACCGCTGCGCGGACAGATTCCGGACGAGGTGTTCACCCAGGTCTATCAGGCGCCGAAAACCGATGGCAGCGGCTACATCCGCGACAAGCAGTTGCAGGCCCTGAAGCTGTTGGCCGAGGCCGGGTGGACGCCGAAAAACAATCGGCTGGTGAACGCTGCCGGCGAGCCACTCGAATTCACCTTCCTCGACGGCCAGGGCGGTTTCGACCGCATGTTGCTGCCGTACAAACGCACCCTGGCGCAGATCGGCATCACGCTGAGTCTGCGGCGCATCGATTCGGCGCAATACATCAACCGGCTCAACGCCCGGGACTACGACATGATCGTTACCAGTTTCCCCCGCAGCGGCGATCCGATCGTCTCGCCGGGCCGCGAGTTATACAGCCTGTATGCCTCGCAGAGCGCGACCCAGGTCGGCAGCTCCAATTCGATGGTGCTGGCGGACCCGGCGGTGGACCGGCTGATCGACGGCCTGGTGCAGGCCAATACCCGCGACGCCATGGTGCGTTACGCCCGCGCCCTCGACCGGGTGCTGCAATGGGGTGACTACATGATTCCCAACTACTACTCCAAAGGCACGCCGACGGTGTTTCAGAACCGCTTCGGCAGGCCACCGGTGCAGCCGATTTACAGCGAAGGCCTCGATACCTGGTGGGAGGTCTCGGCCAAGCCGCTGACCAATCAGCAGATGAGCGCCTTGCATCAGCTCGCGGGGGGCCAGTGA
- a CDS encoding TonB-dependent receptor, translated as MLMNTPRFTLKPLVATISRHRFVPLYLVAMGMGAGVQAAEDDNGVPAAAAVVAPTTQLQRVEVTGSAIRRVDAETAVPITVLKADELRKQGVTTTAELVQRITGSQSINNSAGSVGAATGGASFADMRGIGANKTLVLLNGRRLANNALSGTNSAGGAVDLNMIPFAAIERVEVLRDGASALYGTDAIGGVINFITKKSMTDGQLTLGGETPTHSGGGATKDMSASWGYGDLEQDRFNVLGVFNYNKQQNLDANDRSFARDYVPGRGLDQTSGTAFPGNYSQNGNATNPLANSNCNGPNLVARDGLCRFSTREFIDLVPQTEKTSFFGKTTGKLADDHNINLEYFWSRNNNATAVGPAPLTGLSLDSSSPYYPGNGITPAPTGFALDPTQPVDVNWRETAAGPRESKDQNTSQRFLLSFDGLVGGWDYNVGASYNQNKIVSSVTSGYVSDQAMINGLASGLLNPFGPQTSAGQQYIDQAMYHGAYSTAVGRVAGFDGRISREIGDWFGAGPSGLALGGEYRKEKFHQDFEAFAGDIQSLGIDPAGSVEGDRSVKAAYAEINVPVLDSLELSAAVRHDKYSDFGSTTNPKYSFRYQPLKELVVRGAYSEGFRAPSLYELYSPRSITYTQGYYNDPVLCTGGVVQPGGNGGRDCGQQFLNQIGGNEDLAPEKARNVTLGFVYQPVSNLSVGLDFWWIHISNQIQPFPESTVFDQAGSYPDRFVRNADGTLNYIVTGNANLGIVETNGVDVSLDYRFPNTPYGQFGLGLQGTYVDEYDFQSTIKGPFTDKVGDFKGDGVIARWKHNLTGSWTFGAARAALTNRFTTGYNDYDRETNARVASYSVWDLSAGYTFDKVLDVDAGVKNLFDRDPPFSNQAYNFQSGYDPRYTDPLGRTLFARMTYHF; from the coding sequence ATGCTGATGAACACTCCACGCTTCACGCTCAAACCCTTGGTGGCAACGATTTCCCGCCACCGTTTCGTTCCGTTGTACCTGGTGGCCATGGGGATGGGTGCCGGGGTTCAGGCTGCCGAGGACGACAACGGCGTCCCGGCCGCCGCTGCGGTGGTTGCGCCGACCACGCAACTGCAACGGGTCGAAGTGACCGGTTCGGCGATTCGCCGGGTCGATGCGGAAACGGCGGTGCCGATCACCGTGCTCAAGGCCGATGAACTGCGCAAACAGGGCGTGACCACCACCGCCGAACTGGTGCAGCGCATCACCGGCAGCCAGTCGATCAACAACAGCGCAGGCTCGGTCGGCGCGGCCACCGGCGGCGCATCGTTTGCCGACATGCGCGGCATTGGCGCGAACAAGACACTGGTGCTGCTCAACGGTCGCCGGCTGGCCAACAACGCCCTGTCGGGCACCAACTCGGCCGGCGGCGCGGTGGATCTGAACATGATCCCGTTTGCCGCGATCGAGCGCGTGGAAGTGCTGCGCGACGGCGCCTCGGCCCTGTACGGCACCGACGCCATCGGTGGCGTGATCAACTTCATCACCAAAAAATCCATGACCGACGGCCAGCTCACCCTTGGTGGCGAAACCCCGACCCACAGCGGCGGCGGTGCGACCAAGGACATGAGCGCCAGCTGGGGCTACGGCGACCTGGAACAGGACCGCTTCAACGTGCTCGGCGTGTTCAACTACAACAAGCAGCAGAACCTCGACGCCAACGACCGCTCCTTCGCCCGCGACTACGTGCCCGGCCGTGGCCTGGACCAGACCTCAGGCACCGCGTTCCCCGGCAACTACAGCCAGAACGGCAACGCCACCAACCCGCTGGCCAACAGCAATTGCAACGGCCCCAACCTGGTGGCCCGCGACGGCCTCTGCCGCTTCAGTACCCGGGAATTCATCGACCTGGTGCCACAGACCGAGAAGACTTCGTTCTTCGGCAAGACCACCGGCAAACTGGCCGACGACCACAACATCAACCTCGAATATTTCTGGTCACGCAACAACAACGCCACCGCCGTCGGCCCGGCGCCATTGACCGGCCTGAGCCTGGATTCGTCCTCGCCCTACTACCCCGGCAACGGCATCACCCCGGCGCCCACCGGCTTCGCCCTCGACCCGACGCAACCGGTGGACGTGAACTGGCGCGAAACCGCCGCCGGCCCGCGTGAATCGAAAGACCAGAACACCAGCCAGCGCTTTTTGCTGAGTTTCGACGGTCTGGTCGGCGGCTGGGACTACAACGTCGGCGCCTCGTACAACCAGAACAAGATTGTCTCCAGCGTCACCAGCGGCTATGTCAGCGATCAGGCAATGATCAACGGTCTGGCCAGCGGCCTGCTCAACCCGTTCGGTCCGCAGACCAGCGCCGGTCAGCAGTACATCGATCAGGCCATGTACCACGGCGCCTATTCCACGGCGGTCGGTCGGGTCGCCGGTTTCGACGGGCGGATCAGCCGCGAGATCGGTGACTGGTTCGGTGCCGGCCCGTCGGGGCTGGCGTTGGGCGGCGAGTACCGCAAAGAGAAATTCCACCAGGACTTCGAAGCTTTCGCCGGCGACATCCAGAGCCTGGGCATCGACCCCGCCGGCAGCGTCGAGGGCGACCGCAGCGTGAAAGCCGCCTACGCGGAAATCAACGTGCCGGTGCTCGACAGCCTGGAATTGTCGGCCGCCGTGCGTCACGACAAATACAGCGACTTCGGCAGCACCACCAACCCGAAATATTCGTTCCGTTATCAGCCACTCAAGGAGCTGGTGGTGCGCGGCGCCTACAGCGAAGGTTTCCGCGCGCCGTCACTGTACGAGTTGTATTCGCCACGCAGCATCACCTACACCCAGGGCTACTACAACGACCCGGTGCTGTGTACCGGCGGCGTGGTGCAACCGGGCGGCAACGGCGGACGCGATTGCGGTCAGCAGTTCCTCAACCAGATCGGCGGCAACGAAGACCTGGCCCCGGAGAAAGCGCGCAACGTGACGCTCGGCTTCGTTTATCAGCCGGTCAGCAACCTGTCCGTGGGCCTGGATTTCTGGTGGATTCACATCTCCAACCAGATCCAGCCGTTCCCGGAATCCACCGTGTTCGATCAGGCCGGCAGCTACCCTGACCGTTTCGTGCGCAACGCCGACGGCACGCTCAATTACATCGTCACCGGCAACGCCAACCTCGGCATCGTCGAAACCAACGGCGTCGATGTGTCGCTGGACTATCGCTTCCCGAACACGCCTTACGGCCAGTTCGGCCTGGGCCTGCAAGGCACCTATGTCGACGAGTACGACTTCCAGAGCACCATCAAGGGCCCGTTCACCGATAAGGTCGGCGACTTCAAGGGTGACGGGGTGATTGCCCGCTGGAAACACAACCTGACCGGTTCCTGGACCTTCGGCGCCGCCCGTGCAGCGCTGACCAACCGCTTTACCACCGGCTACAACGACTACGACCGCGAAACCAACGCACGGGTCGCGTCGTATTCGGTGTGGGACCTGTCGGCCGGCTACACCTTCGACAAGGTGCTGGACGTGGACGCCGGGGTGAAGAACCTGTTCGACCGCGATCCGCCGTTCTCCAACCAGGCCTACAACTTCCAGAGCGGCTATGACCCACGTTACACCGACCCGCTGGGCCGCACGCTGTTTGCGCGCATGACGTACCACTTCTGA
- a CDS encoding ABC transporter permease, with protein sequence MFTLSPLGRRRIAQFKANRRGRWSLWLFIGLCLICLGGELIANDKPLVIRYHNAFYFPILSDYLETDFGGELPFQPDYASSYVHKLIEDQGGWMLFPPIPFSYDTVNYDLTEPAPSPPSSSNWLGTDDQARDVLARVIFGTRVSILFALILTAVSALVGIVAGALQGYYGGWVDLLGQRVLEIWSGLPVLYLLIILSGFVSPSFWWLLGIMALFSWLALVDVVRAEFLRGRSLEYVKAARALGLTDSELMRRHILPNAMTSTLTYLPFILTGAIATLTALDFLGFGMPAGTASLGELIGQAKRNLQAPWLGLTAFFALALILSLLVFIGEACRDAFDPRS encoded by the coding sequence ATGTTCACACTTTCCCCTCTGGGCCGGCGGCGCATCGCGCAATTCAAGGCCAATCGTCGCGGGCGCTGGTCGCTGTGGCTGTTCATCGGGCTGTGCCTGATCTGCCTCGGCGGCGAGCTGATCGCCAACGACAAGCCGCTGGTGATTCGCTACCACAACGCCTTCTACTTCCCGATCCTCAGCGACTACCTGGAAACCGATTTCGGCGGCGAACTGCCGTTCCAGCCGGATTACGCCAGCAGTTACGTACACAAACTGATTGAGGATCAGGGCGGCTGGATGCTGTTCCCGCCGATCCCGTTCAGCTACGACACGGTCAATTACGACCTCACGGAACCGGCGCCGAGCCCGCCGTCCTCCAGCAACTGGCTGGGCACCGACGATCAGGCGCGGGACGTATTGGCGCGGGTGATTTTCGGCACGCGGGTTTCGATCCTGTTTGCGCTGATCCTCACCGCCGTCAGTGCGTTGGTCGGTATCGTCGCCGGGGCGTTGCAGGGTTATTACGGCGGCTGGGTCGACTTGCTCGGGCAGCGGGTGCTGGAGATCTGGTCGGGACTGCCGGTGCTGTACCTGCTGATTATTTTGTCCGGGTTCGTCTCGCCGAGTTTCTGGTGGCTGCTGGGGATCATGGCGCTGTTTTCCTGGCTGGCACTGGTGGACGTGGTGCGCGCCGAGTTCCTGCGCGGGCGCAGCCTGGAGTACGTCAAGGCCGCGCGGGCCCTGGGCCTGACGGACAGCGAGCTGATGCGCCGGCACATTCTGCCCAACGCCATGACCTCCACCCTCACCTACCTGCCGTTCATCCTGACCGGCGCCATTGCCACCCTCACCGCGCTGGATTTTCTCGGCTTCGGCATGCCCGCCGGCACCGCGTCGCTGGGCGAACTGATCGGCCAGGCCAAGCGCAATCTGCAAGCGCCGTGGCTGGGGCTGACGGCGTTTTTTGCCCTGGCGCTGATTCTGTCCTTGCTGGTGTTCATCGGCGAAGCCTGCCGTGACGCGTTCGATCCGCGATCCTGA
- a CDS encoding glutathione S-transferase — protein MYQLYGHRNSGAAAIEAALELCQVAYRFIDIEAGAEAAQELARLNPLKQIPTLQLPDGSVITESAAILIHLGLSFPQSGLLPAAGADRDQAIRGLVYIVSNCYAAIGIIDYPERWLVMPDEASRQNLMTGARERLHWTWEVFADQFSAELYLDDETPGALDVLAAVVSRWAGAREHLRQARPGFHAWLQRIDRHPVLAPVFARHWPA, from the coding sequence ATGTATCAGCTCTACGGACATCGCAATTCAGGGGCGGCGGCCATCGAGGCGGCACTCGAGCTGTGCCAGGTGGCTTACCGCTTCATCGATATCGAGGCCGGTGCGGAAGCGGCGCAGGAGCTGGCGCGGCTCAATCCGCTCAAACAGATCCCGACCCTGCAACTGCCGGACGGCAGTGTAATCACCGAAAGTGCGGCGATCCTGATTCATCTGGGGCTGAGTTTTCCGCAATCCGGCCTGTTGCCCGCCGCGGGCGCTGACCGTGACCAAGCGATTCGCGGCCTGGTGTACATCGTCAGCAATTGCTATGCGGCCATCGGCATCATTGATTACCCCGAGCGCTGGCTGGTGATGCCGGACGAGGCCTCGCGGCAGAATCTGATGACGGGTGCGCGGGAACGATTGCACTGGACCTGGGAGGTGTTTGCCGACCAGTTCTCCGCCGAGCTGTACCTGGACGATGAAACACCGGGGGCGCTGGATGTATTGGCAGCGGTGGTCTCGCGCTGGGCCGGTGCCCGTGAACACCTGCGTCAGGCCCGGCCCGGTTTCCATGCGTGGCTGCAACGCATCGACCGACACCCGGTGCTGGCGCCGGTCTTCGCGCGGCATTGGCCTGCCTGA
- a CDS encoding ExbD/TolR family protein, with product MSFSTQDSDEVLSEMNVTPLVDVMLVLLVVFIVTAPLMTNAIKVNLPKTDAVAPAEKKDPVVVSVDQDGKFFLAKTELAPESLEASLKEVKAKDADVRVQLQADSAVNYGQVAKAMASIERSGITKISVMTTR from the coding sequence ATGTCCTTTTCCACTCAAGACAGCGATGAAGTGCTCAGCGAAATGAACGTCACGCCGCTGGTGGACGTGATGCTCGTGCTGCTGGTGGTGTTCATCGTCACCGCGCCGCTGATGACCAACGCGATCAAGGTCAACCTGCCGAAAACCGACGCCGTCGCCCCCGCCGAAAAGAAGGATCCGGTGGTGGTCAGCGTCGATCAGGACGGCAAGTTCTTCCTGGCCAAGACCGAGCTGGCACCGGAATCACTGGAGGCCAGCCTCAAGGAGGTCAAGGCCAAAGATGCCGACGTCCGCGTGCAGCTGCAGGCCGACTCCGCCGTGAATTACGGCCAGGTGGCCAAAGCCATGGCGTCCATCGAGCGCTCGGGCATTACCAAAATATCGGTGATGACCACCCGCTGA
- a CDS encoding CBS domain-containing protein encodes MKTVAQLLKLKDQKNQEVHQIKPDHMVLEALMKMAEKNVGALLVVEDEKVVGIISERDYARKLVLHGRSSVGTPVRDIMVANVITVDTHQTVDTCLSIMSDKRLRHLPVVENGKLLGLLSIGDLVKEAIAEQAELIKQLEQYIRGE; translated from the coding sequence ATGAAAACCGTCGCCCAGCTGCTCAAGCTCAAAGATCAGAAAAATCAGGAAGTGCATCAGATCAAGCCCGATCACATGGTGCTCGAAGCGCTGATGAAGATGGCCGAGAAAAACGTCGGCGCCTTGCTCGTGGTGGAGGACGAAAAAGTGGTGGGCATCATCAGCGAGCGCGATTACGCACGCAAGCTGGTGCTGCACGGGCGCTCCTCGGTAGGCACGCCGGTACGCGACATCATGGTGGCGAACGTGATCACGGTGGATACCCACCAGACCGTCGATACCTGCCTGAGCATCATGTCCGACAAGCGTCTGCGCCACTTGCCGGTGGTAGAAAACGGCAAACTGCTGGGCCTGCTGTCGATCGGCGACCTGGTCAAGGAAGCGATTGCCGAACAGGCCGAGCTGATCAAACAGCTGGAGCAGTACATTCGCGGGGAGTGA